Proteins co-encoded in one Acidobacteriota bacterium genomic window:
- a CDS encoding MBL fold metallo-hydrolase has product MKTASLGSGSEGNSHFFECDGTSILVDAGFGPRQMAKRLGMIGRSLDQIDAIVLTHEHSDHIRGAEKISRKFGIPVYVTRGTKAGWFLRDDEGVEIVEYQNDSSFRIGELMVHARKTPHDAFDPSSFVIESRAGIRVGLATDLGWFSPAIKLHLANCHAVFFEANHDVDTLRRGTYPWFLKRRILSSVGHLSNDDAVSAAYSLASEYLDTLVMIHLSKQNNTPELVESLVSSALLDIGINPRLAISNQAGATELFEIGGVAPPPRPIRPTQLSLF; this is encoded by the coding sequence ATGAAGACCGCATCCCTCGGTTCAGGCAGTGAAGGAAACTCGCACTTTTTCGAGTGCGACGGTACCAGCATTCTCGTCGACGCGGGATTCGGGCCCCGGCAGATGGCGAAGCGCCTCGGAATGATCGGCCGCTCCCTCGACCAGATCGACGCGATCGTCCTCACTCACGAACACAGCGATCATATCCGGGGAGCCGAGAAAATCTCCAGGAAATTCGGGATTCCCGTCTACGTCACCCGTGGAACGAAGGCCGGCTGGTTTCTGCGGGACGATGAAGGCGTAGAGATCGTCGAGTACCAGAACGATTCCTCGTTCCGGATCGGCGAGCTGATGGTCCACGCGCGAAAGACTCCTCACGATGCGTTCGATCCTTCCTCGTTCGTCATCGAGTCACGCGCCGGCATCCGGGTCGGGCTGGCCACGGATCTCGGATGGTTCAGCCCCGCGATCAAGCTCCACCTCGCCAACTGTCACGCGGTCTTTTTCGAAGCCAACCATGACGTCGATACTTTGCGGAGAGGCACCTACCCGTGGTTCCTCAAGAGGAGAATTCTCTCCTCGGTGGGGCATCTCTCGAATGATGACGCCGTCAGTGCCGCATATTCGCTCGCGAGCGAATACCTCGACACGCTCGTGATGATTCATCTGTCGAAACAGAACAATACGCCGGAGCTCGTGGAGTCGCTCGTGAGCAGCGCGCTCCTCGACATCGGCATCAACCCCCGGCTGGCGATCTCGAATCAGGCCGGTGCGACCGAGCTCTTCGAGATCGGCGGCGTCGCGCCGCCACCGCGACCGATCCGCCCGACCCAGCTGTCGCTCTTCTGA
- the purS gene encoding phosphoribosylformylglycinamidine synthase subunit PurS, producing MKATVTVELKPSVLDPQGKAIQHSLETLGFDSVEDVRAGKVFRITLEDGTKREDAEKAVEAMCSRLLANTVVEDYKWEIED from the coding sequence ATGAAAGCCACCGTCACCGTAGAGCTCAAGCCATCCGTTCTCGACCCCCAGGGGAAGGCCATCCAGCACTCGCTGGAAACCCTCGGTTTCGATTCGGTGGAAGATGTCCGCGCAGGCAAGGTGTTTCGAATCACACTCGAAGATGGAACGAAAAGGGAAGATGCCGAGAAGGCCGTCGAAGCGATGTGCAGCCGTCTGCTCGCGAACACGGTCGTCGAAGACTACAAATGGGAGATCGAGGATTGA